In Luteimonas viscosa, the following proteins share a genomic window:
- a CDS encoding serine hydrolase → MRLTATLALLLVPFASHAAAPPTNPDVAAFAARTLEANCAADAPGMTVLLARGDEVLYRGACGRASLELGVPLSPDHVFRIGSVTKQFAAAGVLKLAEDGKLALADPVTKHVPGYPGGDAVTVEKLLNHTSGIRSYTDIESIMSGGGIMKDLTTAQLIDTFKDEKPDFAPGEGWHYNNSGYVLVGALIEAASGKPWHVYLDEVFFQPLGMSHTGYGNEADAVIPRHVGGYSRKDDHWTRAMYLSMTQPHAAGGLVSTVDDLLRWNRALHEGRVLEDAGYRAMITPVGKAAESGYGFGIFTGTLRGEPQLWHGGGIPGFSSYLLYLPGSDITVAVLYNADSGRPGMLGTGYIANRLAAHAIGKPYPEKKAIEVDAATLAQYEGVYRIDEDAARVLRVNDGTLTSQRTGGLVHALIPVAKDTFLFEEGYSRIVFERDDAGDVAAMRFFPEDEGEGEVVPRSDEPLPPARTGQQLPREALERIVGGYAVGGMLLKVFLDGDTPMAQLTGQPAFEIFAESPSRFFLQAVDATLVFAPDTGAPASVTLHQGGRETVFVRAE, encoded by the coding sequence ATGCGCCTGACCGCGACCCTTGCCCTGCTGCTCGTGCCGTTCGCTTCCCATGCCGCGGCACCGCCGACGAACCCCGACGTCGCCGCCTTCGCCGCCCGCACCCTCGAGGCCAACTGCGCGGCCGATGCGCCCGGCATGACGGTGCTGCTGGCGCGCGGCGACGAGGTGCTCTACCGCGGCGCCTGCGGCCGGGCCAGCCTCGAACTGGGCGTGCCGCTGTCGCCGGACCACGTGTTCCGGATCGGTTCGGTGACCAAGCAGTTCGCCGCCGCAGGGGTGCTCAAGCTGGCCGAGGACGGCAAGCTGGCGCTGGCCGATCCGGTGACGAAGCACGTGCCCGGGTACCCGGGCGGCGACGCGGTCACGGTGGAGAAGCTGCTCAACCACACATCCGGCATCCGCAGCTACACCGACATCGAATCGATCATGTCGGGCGGCGGCATCATGAAGGATCTGACGACCGCGCAATTGATCGACACCTTCAAGGACGAGAAGCCCGACTTCGCGCCCGGCGAGGGCTGGCACTACAACAATTCGGGCTACGTGCTGGTCGGCGCGCTGATCGAAGCCGCCAGCGGCAAGCCATGGCACGTCTATCTGGACGAGGTCTTCTTCCAGCCGCTGGGCATGTCGCACACCGGCTACGGCAACGAGGCCGATGCGGTGATCCCCCGCCACGTCGGCGGCTACAGCCGCAAGGACGACCACTGGACGCGCGCGATGTACCTGAGCATGACCCAGCCGCATGCGGCCGGCGGGCTGGTCTCGACCGTCGACGATCTGCTCAGGTGGAACCGCGCGCTGCACGAAGGCAGGGTGCTCGAGGACGCGGGCTATCGCGCCATGATCACACCGGTCGGCAAGGCTGCCGAAAGCGGCTACGGCTTCGGCATCTTCACCGGCACCCTGCGCGGCGAGCCGCAGCTGTGGCATGGCGGCGGCATTCCCGGCTTCAGCAGCTACCTGCTGTACCTGCCCGGCAGCGACATCACGGTCGCGGTGCTCTACAACGCCGACAGCGGCCGGCCCGGCATGCTCGGGACCGGCTACATCGCCAACCGGCTGGCGGCGCATGCGATCGGCAAGCCGTATCCGGAGAAGAAGGCGATCGAGGTCGACGCCGCCACGCTGGCGCAGTACGAAGGCGTTTACCGCATCGACGAGGATGCCGCACGCGTGCTGCGGGTCAACGACGGAACGCTGACCTCGCAGCGCACGGGTGGCCTGGTCCATGCGCTCATCCCGGTGGCGAAGGACACCTTCCTGTTCGAGGAAGGCTATTCGCGCATCGTGTTCGAACGCGATGACGCCGGAGACGTCGCGGCGATGCGCTTCTTCCCGGAGGACGAAGGCGAGGGTGAGGTGGTGCCGCGCAGCGACGAGCCGTTGCCGCCCGCGCGCACCGGACAGCAACTGCCGCGCGAGGCGCTGGAACGCATCGTGGGCGGGTATGCGGTCGGCGGGATGCTGCTGAAGGTCTTCCTCGATGGGGACACTCCGATGGCGCAACTCACCGGGCAGCCCGCGTTCGAGATCTTCGCCGAATCGCCCTCGCGGTTCTTCCTGCAGGCGGTCGACGCGACCCTGGTGTTCGCGCCGGACACGGGCGCACCCGCCTCGGTAACGCTGCACCAGGGCGGGCGGGAGACGGTGTTCGTGCGCGCGGAGTAG
- a CDS encoding indolepyruvate ferredoxin oxidoreductase family protein, whose protein sequence is MTSTAELSSPASANTGLTHGVTDPDYSLDHKYIRTEGRIYLSGVQALVRLPLMQRLRDQAAGLNTGGFISGYRGSPLGGFDLELWRAKKYLAQANVKFQPGLNEDLGATMVWGTQQTNLFPGATVDGVYAMWYGKGPGVDRCGDVFKHGNAAGTSRHGGVLALAADDHACRSSTLPHGSEGEFTSAMMPILNPAGVQDILDMGLVGWAMSRYTGRWVGFKTIAETVESSASVDVNPLALQILTPEDFELPPGGLNIRWPDPPLDQEMRLHRYAVKAAQAFARANRIDRVVLDAPDARFGIVTTGKSYLDVLQALEYLGLDAGRCRELGIRVYKVGMTWPLEPLGIRAFARGLRDILVVEEKHAFIESQMKELFYNFDGINLDNSRPSIVGKYDEQGQWILPSTGELTPATIAGVIARRLQQFIPEGSRDTAHIREVLRWMEQKEGELALPRAQFPRVPHYCSGCPHNTSTTVPEGSRALAGIGCHYMVTWMDRSTDTFTQMGGEGVTWCGQAAFTDTPHVFQNLGDGTYFHSGSLAIRQSVAAGVNITYKILYNDAVAMTGGQPVDGTLSVPQIAHQVRSEGVYTIVLVSDDIDKWRDRSIFPAGTEFEDRRELDAVQRRLREVKGTSVLIFDQTCATEKRRRRKRGKIADPAKRVFVNTLVCEGCGDCGKKSFCVSVLPKDTEFGRKREIDQSNCNKDYSCVEGFCPSFVTVHGGKPRKGNAAGSGGSPTVERLRSLPKPPFASDLSQPWNILITGVGGTGVVTIGALLGMAGHLEGRGSTVLDQTGLAQKGGAVTTHIRIAKAPEDIHAVRIAAGEADLVLGCDMVVVNDYWALSKLRAGRSQVVLNTYEAMPGTFTTRPDMQFPAADIVQAVTQALGGQAPLRIDATELATALMGDAIASNLFILGYAWQRGLVPLSFESLMRAVELNGAAVEMNKTAFAWGRLAAIDPEAVYEAAGVVRNASTVAEDTPAALQSLPPGEWESTEWGATSAPRPLRAEDELRHVPAHAGTDAVAFLPLDDLRLSRSLDELIARRVEFLTEYQDAKYAKRYADFVARVREAERLKAPGSTDLSEAVARYFFKLMAYKDEYEVARLYTSGEFLRRVEQQFDGDYRLHFHLAPPLLAKKNAKGELVKREYGPWVFKAFGLLAKLRFLRGGALDPFGRTAERRMERQLIDDYERTVGGLLDGLDAGNVDLAAEIAGIPEQIRGYGHVKEAHLHAARAREAELLAQWNNPLRIVQAA, encoded by the coding sequence ATGACCAGCACCGCCGAACTGTCCTCCCCCGCCTCCGCGAACACCGGCCTGACCCACGGCGTCACCGACCCGGACTACAGCCTCGACCACAAGTACATCCGCACCGAGGGGCGGATCTACCTGTCGGGCGTGCAGGCGCTGGTGCGGCTGCCGCTGATGCAGCGATTGCGCGACCAGGCGGCGGGGCTGAACACCGGCGGCTTCATCTCCGGCTACCGCGGCTCGCCGCTGGGCGGCTTCGACCTGGAGCTGTGGCGGGCGAAGAAGTACCTGGCGCAGGCGAACGTGAAGTTCCAGCCGGGCCTCAACGAGGACCTCGGCGCGACCATGGTCTGGGGCACGCAGCAGACCAACCTGTTCCCGGGCGCCACCGTCGATGGCGTGTACGCGATGTGGTACGGCAAGGGCCCGGGCGTGGACCGCTGCGGCGACGTGTTCAAGCACGGCAATGCCGCCGGCACCTCGCGCCACGGCGGCGTGCTGGCGCTGGCCGCCGACGACCACGCCTGCCGCAGCTCGACCCTGCCGCACGGCAGCGAGGGCGAGTTCACCAGCGCGATGATGCCGATCCTCAATCCGGCCGGGGTGCAGGACATCCTCGACATGGGCCTGGTGGGCTGGGCGATGAGCCGCTACACCGGGCGCTGGGTCGGCTTCAAGACGATCGCCGAGACGGTGGAATCCTCCGCGTCGGTCGACGTCAACCCGCTGGCGCTGCAGATCCTCACGCCCGAGGATTTCGAACTGCCGCCGGGCGGGCTCAACATCCGCTGGCCGGATCCGCCGCTGGACCAGGAGATGCGCCTGCACCGCTATGCGGTCAAGGCCGCGCAGGCGTTCGCGCGCGCCAACCGCATCGACCGCGTGGTGCTCGACGCACCCGACGCGCGCTTCGGCATCGTCACCACCGGCAAGAGCTACCTCGACGTGCTGCAGGCGCTCGAGTACCTCGGCCTGGACGCCGGGCGCTGTCGCGAGCTCGGCATCCGCGTCTACAAGGTGGGCATGACCTGGCCGCTGGAACCGCTGGGCATCCGCGCCTTCGCCCGCGGGCTGCGCGACATCCTGGTGGTCGAGGAGAAGCACGCCTTCATCGAGAGCCAGATGAAGGAGCTGTTCTACAACTTCGACGGCATCAATCTCGACAACAGCCGCCCGTCCATCGTCGGCAAGTACGACGAACAGGGCCAGTGGATCCTGCCGAGCACCGGCGAGCTCACCCCCGCCACCATCGCCGGCGTGATCGCACGCCGGCTGCAGCAGTTCATCCCCGAAGGCAGCCGCGACACCGCGCACATCCGCGAGGTGCTGCGCTGGATGGAGCAGAAGGAAGGCGAACTGGCGCTGCCGCGCGCGCAGTTCCCGCGCGTGCCGCACTACTGCTCGGGTTGTCCGCACAACACCTCCACGACCGTGCCCGAAGGCTCGCGCGCGCTGGCCGGCATCGGCTGCCACTACATGGTCACGTGGATGGACCGCAGCACCGACACCTTCACCCAGATGGGCGGCGAAGGCGTGACCTGGTGCGGGCAGGCGGCGTTCACCGACACCCCGCACGTGTTCCAGAACCTCGGCGACGGCACCTATTTCCACTCGGGCTCGCTGGCGATCCGGCAGTCGGTCGCGGCCGGCGTCAACATCACCTACAAGATCCTCTACAACGACGCGGTGGCGATGACCGGCGGCCAGCCGGTCGACGGCACCCTGAGCGTGCCGCAGATCGCGCACCAGGTGCGCAGCGAGGGCGTGTACACGATCGTCCTGGTCAGCGACGACATCGACAAGTGGCGCGACCGCTCGATCTTCCCCGCCGGTACCGAATTCGAGGACCGCCGCGAACTCGACGCGGTGCAAAGGCGCCTGCGCGAGGTCAAGGGCACGAGCGTGCTGATCTTCGACCAGACCTGCGCCACCGAGAAGCGCCGCCGCCGCAAGCGCGGGAAGATCGCCGATCCGGCCAAGCGCGTGTTCGTCAACACCCTGGTGTGCGAGGGCTGCGGCGACTGCGGCAAGAAGAGCTTCTGCGTCTCGGTGCTGCCCAAGGACACCGAGTTCGGCCGCAAGCGCGAGATCGACCAGAGCAACTGCAACAAGGACTACAGCTGCGTCGAGGGTTTCTGCCCCAGTTTCGTCACCGTGCACGGCGGCAAGCCGCGCAAGGGCAATGCCGCCGGCAGCGGCGGCAGCCCCACCGTCGAGCGCCTGCGCAGCCTGCCGAAGCCGCCGTTCGCCAGCGACCTGTCGCAGCCCTGGAACATCCTGATCACCGGCGTCGGCGGCACCGGGGTGGTGACCATCGGCGCGCTGCTGGGCATGGCCGGGCACCTGGAAGGCCGCGGCTCGACCGTGCTCGACCAGACCGGCCTGGCGCAGAAGGGCGGCGCGGTGACGACCCATATCCGCATCGCGAAGGCGCCGGAAGACATCCACGCCGTGCGCATCGCCGCTGGCGAGGCCGACCTGGTGCTGGGTTGCGACATGGTGGTGGTGAACGATTACTGGGCGCTGTCGAAGCTGCGCGCCGGCCGCTCGCAGGTGGTGCTCAACACCTACGAGGCGATGCCGGGCACCTTCACCACGCGCCCGGACATGCAGTTCCCCGCCGCCGACATCGTGCAGGCGGTGACGCAGGCGCTCGGCGGCCAGGCGCCGCTGCGGATCGATGCGACCGAACTGGCCACCGCGCTGATGGGCGATGCGATCGCTTCGAACCTGTTCATCCTCGGCTATGCCTGGCAGCGCGGCCTGGTGCCGCTGTCGTTCGAGTCGCTGATGCGCGCGGTGGAACTCAACGGCGCCGCGGTGGAGATGAACAAGACCGCGTTCGCCTGGGGCCGGCTGGCGGCGATCGACCCGGAAGCGGTGTACGAGGCGGCAGGCGTGGTGCGCAACGCGTCGACTGTCGCCGAGGACACGCCCGCCGCGCTGCAGTCGCTGCCGCCGGGCGAGTGGGAGAGCACCGAGTGGGGCGCGACCTCCGCGCCGCGTCCGCTGCGCGCCGAGGACGAGCTGCGCCACGTGCCCGCGCATGCCGGCACCGATGCGGTCGCGTTCCTGCCGCTGGACGACCTGCGCCTGTCGCGCTCGCTCGACGAACTGATCGCGCGCCGGGTCGAGTTCCTGACCGAGTACCAGGACGCGAAGTACGCGAAGCGCTACGCGGACTTCGTCGCGCGCGTGCGCGAGGCCGAACGCCTGAAGGCGCCCGGCTCGACCGACCTGTCCGAAGCGGTCGCGCGCTATTTCTTCAAGCTGATGGCCTACAAGGACGAGTACGAGGTCGCGCGCCTGTACACCAGCGGCGAGTTCCTGCGCCGGGTGGAGCAGCAGTTCGACGGCGACTACCGCCTGCACTTCCACCTCGCGCCGCCGCTGCTGGCGAAGAAGAACGCCAAGGGCGAACTGGTCAAGCGCGAGTACGGCCCCTGGGTGTTCAAGGCCTTCGGCCTGCTGGCGAAGCTGAGGTTCCTGCGCGGCGGTGCGCTGGATCCGTTCGGTCGCACCGCCGAGCGGCGCATGGAGCGGCAGCTGATCGACGACTACGAGCGTACCGTCGGCGGCCTGCTGGACGGGCTCGACGCCGGCAACGTCGACCTCGCCGCCGAGATCGCCGGTATTCCCGAGCAGATCCGCGGCTACGGGCACGTCAAGGAAGCGCACCTGCACGCGGCCAGGGCCCGCGAGGCCGAACTGCTCGCGCAGTGGAACAACCCCCTGCGCATCGTGCAGGCGGCCTGA
- a CDS encoding putative bifunctional diguanylate cyclase/phosphodiesterase — protein sequence MSPRRQASARHDRGAWARRHNHALVSLARRVWQDDCTLEDAFALICETAAETLEVERVNIWRHDPEARLLHCLHHYERGSGRHSRPCDAPLRVEGDYNAALGEVRVINLGTIERQGDDSGLGEYLRRHGIGSLLDAPVRSAGELLGVICHEHVGPPRVWSPEDQAFAGSIGDYVAMAHEIDRRRRLEGRVRYLELHDPHTNLPNRDHLLEVVHAALRPMHGGENGLVAIHLHLDASPHEGDAGHELLAGAAAKLRGELAGTATLARVRGNAFAVLPHRHLHETEALNLAERCVDLVQAHLDERSTATIVTAGIAFSRDLAAPSADNLLRNAETASQNARNTRLGRCEIFDAEHHRGLVTRLRLERTLREAFEAGDMCVHFQPEVDLASGRWVAAEALLRWRDGEGRCRAAREFIDIIEGCGLIVPIGRWMLHEACRMARQWPLRDGRGPKLRVNLSARQFAQASLVEDVVAALAASGLQPGRLCLELTESALLPDVDAAAQTLTRLRDLGVCVALDDFGTGYSSLAYLKRLPIDVIKLDQSFIGGLPDDPYDLAIVQAVAGLARKTGVDIVAEGVETEAQAHTLRECGVVRAQGYLFSRPVDHETLLRGFAVA from the coding sequence ATGTCACCCAGGCGACAGGCGAGTGCGCGACACGACCGCGGGGCCTGGGCGCGTCGGCACAACCATGCCCTGGTCTCGCTGGCGCGGCGCGTCTGGCAGGACGACTGCACCCTGGAGGATGCGTTCGCGCTGATCTGCGAGACCGCCGCGGAGACCCTCGAGGTGGAGCGGGTCAACATCTGGCGGCACGACCCCGAGGCGCGGCTGCTGCATTGCCTGCACCACTACGAGCGCGGCAGCGGCCGGCACAGCCGGCCGTGCGACGCGCCGCTGCGCGTGGAGGGGGACTACAACGCGGCATTGGGCGAGGTCCGGGTCATCAACCTCGGCACCATCGAGCGCCAGGGCGACGACAGCGGGCTCGGCGAGTACCTGCGCCGGCACGGGATCGGTTCGCTGCTGGACGCGCCGGTGCGCTCGGCCGGCGAGCTGCTCGGCGTGATCTGCCACGAGCACGTCGGCCCGCCGCGGGTCTGGTCGCCCGAGGACCAGGCCTTCGCCGGCAGCATCGGCGACTACGTGGCCATGGCCCACGAGATCGATCGCCGGCGACGGCTCGAGGGCCGTGTGCGCTATCTCGAACTGCACGATCCGCACACCAACCTGCCCAACCGCGACCACCTGCTGGAAGTGGTGCACGCGGCGCTGCGGCCGATGCACGGAGGAGAGAACGGGCTGGTCGCGATTCACCTCCACCTCGATGCCTCGCCGCACGAGGGCGATGCCGGGCACGAGCTGCTGGCCGGGGCGGCGGCAAAGCTGCGCGGCGAGCTCGCCGGCACCGCGACGCTGGCGCGGGTGCGCGGCAATGCCTTCGCCGTGCTGCCGCACCGCCATCTGCACGAGACCGAGGCGCTCAACCTGGCCGAGCGCTGCGTCGACCTGGTCCAGGCTCATCTGGACGAACGCAGTACCGCGACCATCGTCACCGCCGGCATCGCCTTCTCGCGCGACCTCGCCGCGCCTTCCGCCGACAACCTGCTGCGCAACGCCGAGACCGCCAGCCAGAACGCGCGCAACACGCGCCTGGGCCGCTGCGAGATCTTCGATGCCGAGCACCATCGCGGCCTGGTCACCCGGTTGCGCCTTGAGCGCACCCTGCGCGAGGCTTTCGAGGCGGGCGACATGTGCGTGCATTTCCAGCCCGAGGTGGACCTGGCCAGCGGACGCTGGGTCGCGGCCGAGGCGCTGCTGCGCTGGCGAGACGGCGAGGGACGTTGCCGCGCCGCGCGCGAATTCATCGACATCATCGAAGGCTGCGGGCTGATCGTGCCGATCGGCCGCTGGATGCTGCACGAAGCCTGCCGGATGGCGCGACAGTGGCCGCTGCGCGACGGCCGCGGGCCGAAATTGCGGGTCAACCTGTCGGCGCGCCAGTTCGCGCAGGCCAGCCTGGTCGAGGACGTCGTCGCGGCGCTGGCCGCAAGCGGCCTGCAACCCGGGCGTCTGTGCCTGGAACTGACCGAGAGCGCGCTGCTGCCGGACGTGGACGCGGCCGCGCAGACGCTCACCCGCCTGCGCGATCTCGGCGTCTGCGTCGCGCTCGACGACTTCGGCACCGGCTATTCCTCGCTGGCCTATCTCAAGCGCCTGCCGATCGACGTGATCAAGCTCGACCAGAGTTTCATCGGCGGGCTGCCGGACGATCCGTACGACCTCGCGATCGTGCAGGCGGTCGCCGGACTGGCGCGCAAGACCGGCGTGGACATCGTCGCCGAAGGGGTGGAGACCGAAGCCCAGGCGCACACCTTGCGCGAGTGCGGTGTCGTCCGCGCCCAGGGCTACCTGTTCTCGCGGCCGGTCGACCACGAGACGCTGCTGCGGGGGTTCGCGGTGGCGTAG
- a CDS encoding S9 family peptidase, producing the protein MPRLLLASAITLALAACSGGQSGDTGPTVEATPKAPASLDEVELIPREALFGNPERANVQLSPDGKYLSWVAPLDGTLNVWTAPADDLSAAKAATRDTARGIRSYFWSYQPDTLLYLRDTGGDEDFHLYAVNLANGESRDLTPFEKTTAQVLGVSDRHPGTILVGMNDRDPKWHDVYRVDLASGERSLVERNDQEISGYVADADYRLRFASRARPDGGEDLLRRTGETWEKYDEIPFEDGLTTGYAGLSKDGATLYMRDSRERNTVALFAVDTETGDRSLLHEDARADIGYSLADPKTGKVQAVSVNYLREAWTVLDDGIKADLDRLAAIGPGEASINTRTLDDSTWIVAYSAAESPVEYYRYDRGDDGKLTRLFSGRPALEGKPLVPMWPLELKSRDGKTLVSYLTLPPHADADKDGKADAPVPMVLLVHGGPWARDAYGYSSYDQWLANRGYAVLSVNFRGSTGFGKDFTNAGDGEWAGKMHDDLIDAVEWAVEEGVTTQDKVAIMGGSYGGYATLVGLTFTPDTFACGVDIVGPANLNTLLSTVPPYWASFYQQLVRRMGDPQTEEGKAWLTERSPLSRVDAIKKPLLIGQGANDPRVKQDESDQIVDAMTAKNIPVTYVLFPDEGHGFARPENNKAFNAVAEGFLSQCLGGRAQPIGEEFKGSSITVPTGADGVPGLAEALRSHTQEVRK; encoded by the coding sequence ATGCCCCGTCTCCTGCTCGCCTCCGCCATCACCCTCGCCCTCGCCGCCTGCAGTGGCGGTCAATCCGGCGACACCGGACCGACCGTCGAGGCGACGCCGAAGGCGCCCGCGTCGCTCGACGAGGTCGAACTGATCCCGCGCGAAGCCCTGTTCGGCAACCCCGAGCGCGCGAACGTGCAGCTCAGCCCGGATGGCAAGTACCTGAGCTGGGTGGCGCCGCTCGACGGCACGCTGAACGTCTGGACCGCACCGGCCGACGACCTGTCCGCGGCGAAGGCGGCCACCCGCGACACCGCGCGCGGCATCCGCAGCTACTTCTGGTCCTACCAGCCCGACACCCTGCTGTACCTGCGCGACACCGGCGGCGACGAGGATTTCCATCTCTACGCCGTGAACCTGGCCAACGGCGAGAGCCGCGACCTGACCCCTTTCGAGAAGACCACCGCGCAGGTGCTGGGCGTGAGCGACCGCCATCCCGGCACGATCCTGGTCGGCATGAACGACCGCGATCCGAAGTGGCATGACGTGTACCGCGTCGACCTCGCCAGCGGCGAGCGCAGCCTGGTCGAGAGGAACGACCAGGAGATCTCCGGTTACGTCGCCGATGCCGACTATCGCCTGCGCTTCGCCTCGCGCGCCCGTCCCGACGGCGGCGAGGACCTGCTGCGCCGCACCGGCGAAACCTGGGAGAAGTACGACGAGATCCCGTTCGAGGACGGCCTGACCACCGGCTACGCCGGGTTGAGCAAGGACGGCGCCACCCTCTACATGCGCGACTCGCGCGAACGCAACACGGTGGCGCTGTTCGCGGTCGACACCGAGACCGGCGACAGGTCGCTGCTGCACGAGGACGCCCGCGCCGACATCGGCTACAGCCTCGCCGACCCGAAGACCGGCAAGGTCCAGGCGGTGTCGGTGAACTACCTGCGCGAGGCGTGGACCGTGCTCGACGACGGCATCAAGGCCGATCTCGACAGGCTGGCCGCGATCGGCCCGGGCGAAGCCTCGATCAACACCCGCACGCTCGACGACAGCACCTGGATCGTCGCCTATTCCGCCGCCGAGTCCCCGGTCGAGTACTACCGCTACGACCGCGGCGACGACGGCAAGCTGACCCGGCTGTTCTCGGGGCGGCCCGCGCTCGAGGGCAAGCCGCTGGTGCCGATGTGGCCGCTGGAGCTCAAGTCGCGCGACGGCAAGACCCTGGTCAGCTACCTCACCCTGCCGCCGCATGCCGATGCCGACAAGGACGGCAAGGCCGACGCGCCGGTGCCGATGGTGCTGCTGGTGCACGGCGGCCCATGGGCGCGCGACGCCTACGGCTACAGCAGCTACGACCAGTGGCTGGCCAACCGCGGCTACGCGGTGCTGAGCGTCAACTTCCGCGGCTCCACCGGCTTCGGCAAGGACTTCACCAACGCCGGCGATGGCGAATGGGCCGGCAAGATGCACGACGACCTCATCGACGCGGTCGAATGGGCGGTCGAGGAGGGCGTGACCACGCAGGACAAGGTCGCGATCATGGGCGGCAGCTACGGCGGCTACGCCACGCTCGTCGGCCTGACCTTCACCCCGGACACCTTCGCCTGCGGCGTCGACATCGTCGGCCCGGCCAACCTCAACACCCTGCTCTCGACCGTGCCGCCGTACTGGGCCAGCTTCTACCAGCAACTGGTGCGACGCATGGGCGATCCGCAGACCGAGGAGGGCAAGGCCTGGCTGACCGAGCGTTCGCCGCTCTCGCGCGTGGACGCGATCAAGAAGCCGCTGCTGATCGGGCAGGGGGCCAACGATCCGCGCGTGAAGCAGGACGAGAGCGACCAGATCGTCGACGCGATGACCGCCAAGAACATCCCGGTCACCTACGTGCTGTTCCCCGACGAGGGCCACGGCTTCGCCCGCCCCGAGAACAACAAGGCCTTCAATGCGGTGGCCGAAGGCTTCCTGTCGCAGTGCCTGGGCGGCCGCGCGCAGCCGATCGGCGAGGAGTTCAAGGGTTCCAGCATCACCGTGCCCACCGGCGCGGACGGCGTGCCGGGCCTGGCCGAGGCGCTGCGCTCGCACACCCAGGAAGTGCGCAAGTAG
- a CDS encoding YifB family Mg chelatase-like AAA ATPase, which yields MGLALVHGRARAGVRAPAVKVEVHLGGGLPSMSIVGLPEAAVREAKDRVRAAIQCAQFEFPARRITVNLAPADLPKGGGRFDLPIALGILAASGQVPAEGLRDYEFIGELGLTGELRPVDGVLPAALAAAQAGRKLVVAQGNGAEAALAAGLEAFTARTLLEVCALLCGRKPLPAAIAPPQQRVDGPDMRDVRGQAQARRALEIAAAGGHHLLLVGPPGCGKTLLASRLPGLLPEAGEDEALETAAIASISGRGLDPARWRARPFRSPHHTASAVALVGGGAEPRPGEISLAHNGVLFLDELPEWDRRALEVLREPLESGVVTISRAARQNEFPARFQLVAAMNPCPCGWAGDSSGRCRCHAEAIARYRARISGPLLDRIDLHVEVPRLPPAQLRPDAPEGEASAAIRARVEAARALQLRRAGRLNAQLSQAETMAWCRLAPRDQSLLERAVDALQLSARSMHRILRVARTIADLAGSDDIATAHLTEALGYRQADRGTGQQAA from the coding sequence ATGGGACTCGCGCTCGTGCATGGACGCGCGCGCGCCGGGGTGCGTGCGCCCGCGGTCAAGGTGGAGGTGCACCTGGGCGGCGGGTTGCCCTCGATGTCGATCGTCGGCCTGCCCGAGGCCGCGGTACGCGAGGCCAAGGACCGCGTGCGCGCGGCGATCCAGTGCGCGCAGTTCGAGTTCCCCGCGCGCCGCATCACCGTCAACCTCGCGCCGGCCGACCTGCCCAAGGGCGGCGGCCGCTTCGACCTGCCGATCGCGCTCGGCATCCTCGCCGCCAGCGGGCAGGTGCCGGCCGAGGGCCTGCGCGACTACGAGTTCATCGGCGAACTGGGCCTGACCGGCGAGTTGCGCCCGGTCGACGGCGTGCTGCCCGCCGCGCTGGCCGCGGCCCAGGCCGGCCGCAAGCTGGTGGTGGCGCAGGGCAACGGCGCCGAAGCCGCGCTCGCCGCCGGCCTGGAAGCCTTCACCGCCCGCACCCTGCTCGAAGTCTGTGCCCTGCTCTGCGGCCGCAAGCCGCTGCCGGCGGCGATCGCACCGCCGCAGCAGCGCGTGGACGGGCCCGACATGCGCGACGTCCGCGGCCAGGCGCAGGCCCGGCGCGCGCTGGAAATCGCCGCCGCCGGCGGCCACCACCTCCTGCTCGTCGGCCCGCCGGGCTGCGGCAAGACCCTGCTCGCCTCGCGCCTGCCGGGACTGCTGCCGGAGGCGGGCGAGGACGAGGCGCTGGAAACCGCCGCCATCGCCTCGATCAGCGGCCGTGGGCTCGATCCCGCCCGCTGGCGTGCGCGCCCCTTCCGTTCCCCGCACCACACCGCGAGCGCGGTGGCCCTGGTCGGCGGCGGCGCGGAGCCGCGCCCGGGCGAGATCTCGCTGGCGCACAACGGCGTGCTGTTCCTCGACGAACTTCCAGAGTGGGACCGGCGCGCGCTGGAAGTGCTGCGCGAGCCGCTGGAATCGGGCGTGGTCACCATCTCGCGCGCGGCGCGCCAGAACGAATTCCCGGCGCGGTTCCAACTGGTCGCGGCGATGAACCCGTGTCCCTGCGGCTGGGCCGGCGACAGCTCCGGCCGCTGCCGTTGCCACGCCGAGGCGATCGCGCGCTATCGCGCGCGCATCTCCGGACCCCTGCTCGACCGCATCGACCTGCATGTCGAGGTGCCGCGCCTGCCGCCGGCGCAGCTGCGCCCCGACGCACCGGAAGGCGAAGCCAGCGCCGCGATCCGTGCGCGCGTGGAAGCCGCCCGTGCGCTCCAGCTGCGCCGCGCCGGCCGGCTCAACGCCCAGCTCTCGCAGGCCGAGACCATGGCCTGGTGCCGCCTGGCGCCGCGCGACCAGTCCCTGCTCGAACGTGCGGTCGACGCGCTGCAGCTCTCGGCGCGCTCGATGCACCGGATCCTGCGGGTGGCGCGCACCATCGCCGACCTCGCGGGCAGCGACGACATCGCCACCGCACACCTGACCGAAGCGCTGGGTTACCGCCAGGCCGATCGCGGCACGGGCCAGCAGGCCGCCTGA